In the Solibacillus sp. FSL K6-1523 genome, one interval contains:
- a CDS encoding sodium:proton antiporter: MNNPLIQQSINDTGEPIYKMTTFDIDVVARLTGGIAPTIAYFHKDKEVTDDIRAIRFHFDNPASYIEDYNTFQSMLFEKEQRAINELYESISIKPKNMSSGMQLVWSFFVFLLVTVPLLIAVFILK, translated from the coding sequence ATGAACAATCCACTAATTCAACAATCCATTAATGACACTGGAGAGCCTATTTATAAAATGACAACCTTCGATATTGATGTCGTTGCTCGATTAACAGGGGGAATTGCGCCCACTATTGCTTATTTCCATAAAGACAAGGAAGTAACAGATGATATACGCGCCATTCGCTTTCATTTTGATAACCCTGCCTCTTATATTGAAGATTACAACACGTTCCAATCGATGCTGTTCGAAAAGGAGCAGAGGGCAATTAATGAACTATATGAATCCATTAGCATCAAACCAAAAAACATGTCTAGTGGTATGCAGCTTGTATGGAGCTTTTTCGTCTTTCTGCTCGTGACAGTTCCACTTTTAATAGCGGTCTTTATCTTAAAATAA
- a CDS encoding RraA family protein, whose translation MTAITTFEQRLLALPTTAISDATGGHTNVDASIKPLADHFKIAGRVLTVRLPDGENGAVLEAISKAEKGDILVIDAKGNTNRAVAGDFVMQLAQGVGVQGFVVDGVIRDLAAAREINFPVFSLGTTVAAGNKHGGGVVGGAISLGGVAVQSGDYIIGDIDGVIIVPQADVERVIQAAEDKVAKDEMREQQALHNGEQSIRAYLAKVLK comes from the coding sequence ATGACAGCAATAACAACGTTCGAACAACGCTTGCTCGCACTACCAACGACGGCTATTTCTGATGCAACAGGGGGACATACAAATGTTGATGCATCAATTAAGCCATTAGCGGACCACTTTAAAATAGCGGGGCGAGTATTAACAGTGCGCTTACCAGATGGGGAAAATGGGGCAGTGTTAGAAGCGATTAGTAAAGCGGAAAAAGGGGATATTTTAGTCATTGATGCAAAAGGCAATACGAATCGTGCAGTTGCTGGGGATTTTGTTATGCAGCTTGCACAAGGTGTAGGCGTACAAGGCTTTGTTGTGGATGGTGTTATTCGTGATTTAGCAGCAGCAAGGGAGATTAATTTCCCTGTGTTTTCATTGGGAACGACAGTTGCAGCTGGTAATAAACATGGTGGCGGTGTGGTAGGGGGAGCTATATCGTTGGGGGGCGTTGCTGTTCAATCAGGCGACTATATTATTGGGGATATTGACGGAGTTATCATTGTTCCACAAGCAGATGTTGAACGGGTAATCCAAGCAGCAGAAGATAAGGTTGCAAAAGATGAGATGCGTGAACAACAAGCACTACATAACGGCGAGCAATCGATTCGAGCATACTTGGCTAAGGTATTAAAATAG
- a CDS encoding cation:dicarboxylate symporter family transporter: MKKFKISLAAQILIGLILGVIVGAVFYGNANVQTYLQPVGDIFLNLIKMIVVPIIISTLIVGVAGTGDMKQLGRLGGKTLIYFEVITTIAIIVGLLSVNIFQPGVGIDMSSLEKSDISAYEETTAQQEEAGPLQILVDIVPSNIVSSMAAGDMLAIIFFSVIFGLGVAAIGERGKPVLAFFQGTADAMFWVTNLVMKFAPFGVFALIGITVSKFGLSSLVPLGKLALLVYGTMIFFVIFVLGITAKICGINIFKLIRLIKDELLLAFTTSSSETVLPRIMEKTEKMGAPKDIVSFVIPTGYSFNLDGSTLYQAIAALFIAQMYGIHLSIIEQITLMLVLMVTSKGIAGVPGVSFVVLLATLGTVGIPIEGLAFIAGIDRILDMGRTVVNVIGNTLATLVIAKWEKRFDVKQFAEYQATNLK, encoded by the coding sequence TTGAAAAAGTTTAAAATTAGTTTAGCCGCACAAATTTTAATCGGTTTGATTTTAGGGGTAATTGTAGGCGCTGTCTTTTATGGCAATGCCAACGTGCAAACTTATTTACAACCTGTAGGTGACATTTTCTTAAATTTAATTAAGATGATTGTTGTCCCGATTATTATTTCGACTTTAATTGTTGGTGTGGCTGGTACTGGTGACATGAAGCAATTAGGTCGTCTTGGCGGAAAAACGCTTATTTATTTTGAGGTTATTACAACAATTGCGATTATTGTTGGTTTATTGTCCGTGAACATTTTCCAACCGGGTGTTGGCATTGATATGAGCTCTTTAGAAAAGTCTGATATTTCTGCGTATGAAGAAACAACAGCTCAGCAAGAAGAGGCCGGTCCACTGCAAATTTTAGTTGATATTGTACCTAGTAACATTGTCTCATCAATGGCTGCAGGTGATATGCTTGCAATTATCTTCTTCTCGGTTATCTTTGGTCTTGGTGTTGCCGCGATTGGAGAACGAGGGAAGCCTGTTCTTGCATTCTTCCAAGGGACCGCTGATGCGATGTTCTGGGTGACGAACCTAGTTATGAAATTCGCTCCATTTGGTGTATTTGCATTAATTGGGATTACTGTTTCTAAATTTGGATTATCTTCACTCGTTCCACTTGGGAAATTAGCGCTCTTAGTTTATGGGACGATGATCTTCTTTGTAATCTTTGTTTTAGGGATAACAGCGAAGATCTGCGGCATTAATATCTTTAAATTAATTCGTCTAATTAAAGACGAGCTATTATTAGCATTTACGACATCATCATCTGAAACTGTATTACCACGTATTATGGAAAAAACAGAAAAGATGGGTGCACCAAAAGATATCGTTTCATTTGTTATTCCAACAGGTTACTCATTCAACTTGGATGGTTCAACACTTTACCAAGCAATTGCTGCACTCTTCATTGCACAAATGTACGGTATTCATTTATCAATTATCGAACAAATTACATTAATGCTTGTATTAATGGTTACATCAAAAGGAATTGCAGGAGTACCTGGCGTTTCATTCGTTGTACTATTAGCTACATTAGGTACTGTCGGTATCCCAATTGAAGGTTTAGCATTTATTGCAGGTATTGACCGTATTTTAGATATGGGACGTACTGTTGTAAACGTTATTGGGAATACTTTAGCTACTCTTGTTATTGCGAAATGGGAAAAACGCTTTGATGTAAAGCAATTTGCTGAATATCAAGCAACTAACTTAAAATAA
- a CDS encoding response regulator: MRYFIVDDDRASRVMLSTIIDEFELGTVIGEAKNGVDAIPQILMMQPEFVLIDLLMPHLDGIETIEHLHQNGFEGSFIMISQVVNKEMVAEGYEKGIEFFIHKPINKVEVQMVLKRTEEKHRLKNSIMAIRQSLTNFEVPDVKNMKKTTRDHIQSILNDMGIVGEVGSEDIIQIIEQLLIEKHKIAPLPPLKEIYEKVAMLTKNTPDDVLKESKAIEQRVRRTILASMINLANLGIVDYTNSEFEYYTPRYFDLTDIRYLMQQIENNDQRKAKVNIKKFIQVLYSEIISKAD, from the coding sequence ATGCGATATTTTATTGTTGATGATGATCGCGCTAGTCGCGTAATGCTATCCACCATCATTGATGAATTCGAATTAGGGACTGTTATTGGGGAGGCCAAAAACGGGGTAGATGCTATCCCGCAAATCCTCATGATGCAGCCAGAATTTGTTTTGATTGACTTATTAATGCCCCATCTTGATGGGATTGAAACAATTGAACATCTTCATCAAAATGGATTTGAAGGCAGTTTTATAATGATTTCTCAAGTCGTCAATAAAGAAATGGTAGCTGAAGGTTATGAAAAGGGTATTGAGTTTTTCATTCATAAACCAATCAATAAAGTTGAGGTACAAATGGTGCTTAAACGGACAGAAGAAAAGCATCGTTTAAAAAACTCCATTATGGCAATTCGTCAATCTCTTACGAATTTTGAAGTGCCCGATGTTAAAAATATGAAAAAGACGACACGAGATCATATTCAATCTATTTTAAACGATATGGGCATTGTCGGCGAAGTCGGGAGTGAGGACATCATTCAAATTATCGAACAATTGCTCATCGAAAAGCATAAAATTGCACCACTTCCGCCACTGAAGGAAATTTATGAAAAAGTGGCTATGCTGACAAAAAATACACCTGATGATGTTTTAAAAGAAAGTAAAGCAATTGAACAACGTGTGCGCCGTACTATTTTGGCAAGTATGATTAATTTGGCAAATCTTGGCATTGTTGACTATACAAATTCGGAATTTGAATATTATACACCGCGCTACTTTGACCTGACGGATATTCGCTACTTAATGCAACAAATAGAAAATAATGACCAACGAAAAGCAAAGGTAAACATAAAAAAGTTCATCCAAGTTTTATATTCAGAAATAATTAGTAAAGCAGATTAG
- a CDS encoding sensor histidine kinase, producing METIQPLTKIIKIILIMVIIALLTAIGSEVKIMPFDNAPFRFGLGSIIFFFALLIRPVPMLTTGIITAITVITWRTAFNMLQNGQATFLSFIEYIPAGLFYIVFAICLRFIPFEKVKKHPFLLGLCGMSFEIIANTSEHIAQAILYAPQLNTSNSLLLFGLVGLLRSFFVVGLYSAITLSEQKKQLQQLMTIQSELFVEALYIKKSMDQVEQLTANSYQLYKKLKKIDLDLGKEALLISQEIHEVKKDHERIYAGLAKITNTKFNDTFLLTDLLTFIVEANENYAQLLQKEIHFKTICPNDFKTKQHIALLAILNNLMANAIEAIDLKGVITLEVNVHSDITEFIVEDSGMGIDKHLLPVIFDVGYTSKFNSSGKASTGIGLSHTKTIIENLHGSITVTSGQLTRFTVWIPTKLLREEEN from the coding sequence TTGGAAACAATACAGCCTCTTACAAAGATAATAAAGATTATTTTAATTATGGTCATTATTGCACTGCTAACTGCAATTGGTAGCGAAGTAAAAATTATGCCTTTTGACAATGCCCCCTTTCGATTTGGACTTGGCAGTATTATTTTCTTTTTTGCTCTGTTAATACGCCCTGTACCAATGCTAACAACAGGAATTATTACAGCAATTACCGTTATTACTTGGCGTACTGCATTTAATATGCTACAAAACGGGCAAGCTACCTTTCTTTCATTCATTGAATATATACCTGCAGGACTCTTTTATATTGTATTTGCTATATGTTTACGGTTTATCCCGTTTGAAAAGGTTAAAAAACATCCGTTCCTTTTAGGTTTATGCGGTATGTCCTTTGAAATCATCGCTAATACATCCGAGCATATTGCACAAGCTATCCTATATGCACCGCAGTTAAATACATCAAATTCCCTTTTACTATTTGGATTAGTTGGGTTATTACGAAGCTTTTTTGTTGTAGGTTTGTATAGTGCTATCACACTTTCCGAGCAAAAAAAGCAACTGCAACAATTAATGACCATCCAATCCGAATTGTTCGTGGAAGCGCTTTATATTAAAAAGTCGATGGATCAAGTCGAACAGTTAACTGCAAACAGCTATCAACTTTATAAAAAACTAAAAAAAATTGATTTGGATTTAGGGAAGGAAGCTTTATTAATCTCTCAGGAAATACATGAAGTAAAAAAAGATCATGAACGAATCTATGCTGGCTTAGCAAAAATTACGAATACAAAATTTAACGATACTTTCTTATTAACCGATTTACTCACTTTTATTGTAGAAGCAAATGAAAATTATGCGCAACTCCTACAAAAAGAAATTCACTTTAAAACCATTTGCCCTAACGATTTTAAAACGAAGCAGCATATTGCCTTATTAGCCATTCTAAATAATTTAATGGCTAATGCTATTGAAGCAATTGATCTAAAAGGTGTCATTACATTAGAGGTAAATGTTCATTCTGACATTACAGAGTTTATCGTAGAAGATTCAGGAATGGGCATAGATAAACATCTATTACCGGTTATTTTTGATGTTGGTTACACGTCAAAATTTAATTCATCCGGCAAGGCATCAACAGGTATTGGGCTTTCGCATACGAAAACGATTATTGAAAATTTACATGGTTCCATAACGGTAACAAGCGGACAGTTGACACGCTTTACTGTTTGGATTCCAACAAAACTTTTACGTGAGGAGGAAAACTAA
- the dnaX gene encoding DNA polymerase III subunit gamma/tau: protein MTYQAFYRVYRPQSFREMSGQTHVKRTLQNALLGNKTTHAYLFSGPRGTGKTSTAKIFAKALNCENAPASEPCNECATCKSITEGSHTDVIEFDAASNSRVEEMRDIIEKVRFAPADARFKVYIIDEVHMLSTSAFNALLKTLEEPPEHAVFILATTEPHKLPATIISRCQRFDFKRLSSIDIVERMKIVLEDIQMDYDEQALRVIAQAAAGGMRDALSLLDQVVSFSNESIQLEDVLLVTGSVSQDAFYDIACLLKEKDVARVLSIVENLIADGKEPLRLAEDFITFFRDLLLLQMDGTLEELLEFISSEPKFVELAQNFEADTLYGFIDILAKTQQEMRFSHHTKIYLETALLKMAQLKGNAPVTTGVDPALAGKLSSLENLVGQLSQQLQSGGAPAQQAKGPSPQRVRPVGNQYNPPNGRIKEVLKTASKTDIQKIKAAWAMSLSQMQKSQAALLADAEPVAANSDAFVLKFKYDIHCQMVADNKALVSLFTQGIAMETGVQYEVLCIPEQAWLKLRESFIKENGLDQKKQETNLNEGSEQPHLLEEQPFIEEALLVEAQDPIIVEAEQRFGKDFVDVVEE, encoded by the coding sequence TTGACATATCAAGCGTTTTATCGTGTTTATCGACCACAATCATTCCGTGAAATGTCTGGTCAAACACATGTGAAAAGGACCCTTCAAAATGCTCTCCTCGGGAATAAAACAACACATGCTTATTTATTTTCAGGACCTCGAGGTACCGGGAAGACGAGTACAGCTAAAATTTTCGCAAAAGCGTTAAATTGTGAAAACGCACCTGCTAGTGAGCCATGTAATGAATGTGCCACATGTAAAAGCATTACAGAGGGATCGCATACCGATGTTATTGAGTTTGATGCAGCTTCAAATTCAAGAGTGGAGGAAATGCGAGATATTATCGAAAAGGTTCGTTTTGCACCAGCGGACGCACGCTTTAAGGTGTATATTATTGACGAAGTGCATATGCTTTCTACGAGTGCGTTTAATGCCTTATTAAAAACATTGGAAGAACCACCTGAGCATGCGGTATTTATTTTAGCGACGACAGAACCACATAAACTTCCTGCAACAATCATCTCGCGTTGTCAGCGATTTGATTTTAAACGGTTATCTTCTATAGATATTGTCGAGCGAATGAAAATCGTCCTTGAAGATATCCAAATGGACTATGATGAGCAAGCGCTTAGAGTAATCGCTCAAGCGGCAGCTGGTGGTATGCGTGATGCACTTAGCTTATTAGATCAAGTTGTTTCATTTAGTAATGAATCCATTCAATTGGAAGACGTGTTACTTGTGACAGGGTCGGTTAGCCAAGATGCATTTTATGATATTGCTTGTTTATTAAAAGAAAAAGATGTCGCGCGCGTGTTGAGTATTGTTGAAAATTTAATCGCAGATGGGAAAGAGCCACTACGTTTAGCGGAAGACTTTATTACTTTTTTCCGTGATCTATTGTTATTACAAATGGATGGAACGTTAGAAGAGTTGTTGGAGTTTATTTCAAGTGAACCAAAGTTTGTAGAATTAGCCCAAAATTTTGAGGCAGACACGCTGTATGGGTTTATTGACATTTTAGCAAAAACACAACAGGAAATGCGTTTTTCACATCACACGAAAATTTATTTAGAAACAGCTCTTTTAAAAATGGCCCAACTTAAAGGGAATGCGCCTGTAACAACAGGAGTAGATCCAGCTTTGGCGGGGAAATTAAGTTCATTAGAAAACCTCGTTGGCCAATTATCACAACAATTGCAAAGTGGTGGGGCACCAGCGCAACAAGCAAAAGGCCCATCTCCACAGCGTGTTCGACCAGTGGGTAATCAATATAATCCTCCGAACGGGCGTATTAAGGAAGTCTTGAAAACGGCGAGTAAGACAGACATTCAAAAGATTAAAGCTGCCTGGGCGATGTCGTTATCGCAAATGCAAAAATCCCAAGCAGCACTTTTGGCTGATGCAGAGCCAGTTGCGGCAAATTCGGATGCTTTTGTGTTAAAATTCAAGTATGATATTCATTGTCAAATGGTAGCAGACAACAAAGCACTTGTTTCGTTGTTTACACAAGGAATTGCTATGGAGACGGGCGTTCAATATGAAGTGCTATGTATTCCAGAGCAAGCATGGCTCAAATTGCGAGAAAGTTTTATAAAAGAAAATGGCTTAGACCAAAAGAAACAAGAAACCAATTTAAATGAGGGATCTGAACAACCACATTTACTTGAAGAACAACCTTTTATAGAAGAAGCGCTACTAGTGGAAGCACAAGATCCAATAATAGTCGAAGCAGAACAGCGATTTGGAAAAGATTTTGTTGATGTTGTCGAAGAATGA
- a CDS encoding YbaB/EbfC family nucleoid-associated protein → MRGMGNMQGMMKKMQKMQKEMMEAQDALNEQQFEGTAGGGMVKVVMNGQRQLLDVALDESVVDPEDIEMLQDLIVVATNEALKKVEDTTSSTMGKFTQGMNLPF, encoded by the coding sequence ATGCGTGGTATGGGTAATATGCAAGGTATGATGAAGAAAATGCAAAAGATGCAAAAAGAAATGATGGAAGCACAAGATGCTCTAAATGAACAACAATTCGAAGGTACTGCTGGTGGCGGTATGGTAAAGGTTGTTATGAACGGTCAGCGTCAATTATTAGACGTTGCTCTAGATGAATCAGTAGTAGATCCAGAAGATATCGAAATGTTACAAGACTTAATCGTTGTGGCAACAAATGAAGCACTTAAAAAAGTGGAAGACACAACATCATCAACAATGGGCAAATTCACTCAAGGAATGAACCTTCCTTTCTAA
- the recR gene encoding recombination mediator RecR, protein MHYPEPISKLIDSFMKLPGIGPKTAARLAFHVLTMKEDTVLSFAKALVDAKRNLMYCSKCGHITDIDPCHICSDKQRDVSMICVVQDPKDVIAMEKMRDYQGLYHVLHGAISPMDGVGPEDINVASLLTRLHDERVQELILATNPTIEGEATAMYISRLVKPSGIRTTRIAHGLPVGGDLEYADEVTLSKALEGRREL, encoded by the coding sequence ATGCATTATCCAGAACCAATATCAAAGTTAATTGATAGTTTTATGAAATTACCTGGAATTGGGCCGAAAACAGCCGCACGTCTAGCTTTTCATGTCTTAACAATGAAGGAGGATACCGTTCTATCTTTTGCTAAGGCATTAGTGGATGCAAAACGAAACTTAATGTATTGTTCGAAGTGTGGGCATATAACGGATATTGACCCGTGTCATATTTGTTCGGATAAACAACGAGATGTATCGATGATTTGTGTTGTTCAAGATCCAAAAGATGTCATTGCCATGGAAAAGATGCGTGATTACCAGGGGTTGTATCATGTTTTACACGGAGCAATTTCCCCAATGGACGGTGTAGGGCCAGAGGATATTAATGTTGCCTCGTTACTAACGCGCTTACATGATGAAAGGGTGCAAGAACTAATATTAGCAACGAACCCTACAATAGAAGGGGAAGCGACGGCAATGTATATTTCTCGTCTCGTTAAACCATCAGGCATTCGTACAACACGTATTGCACATGGTTTACCGGTAGGCGGCGATTTAGAATATGCAGATGAAGTAACTTTATCAAAGGCGTTAGAAGGGCGTCGCGAACTATAA
- a CDS encoding YaaL family protein has protein sequence MLFSRKGKLKKEFDEKLVSSIKLTKDDLHNAKVFEELMDDYNLDIIAERKRAESIHYYLYKEARIRRVLIK, from the coding sequence ATGCTATTTTCCCGCAAAGGAAAATTAAAGAAAGAGTTTGATGAAAAACTAGTTTCTTCTATTAAATTGACAAAAGATGATTTGCATAATGCGAAGGTGTTTGAAGAATTAATGGATGATTATAATCTAGATATTATTGCTGAGCGCAAAAGAGCAGAAAGCATTCATTATTATTTATATAAAGAAGCACGTATTCGACGCGTTTTAATTAAATGA
- a CDS encoding pro-sigmaK processing inhibitor BofA family protein, which translates to MRYIIIALGCLLLLFLFLVRKNKRFGALFEYFAMFWFKLAVVIVLLFVGNIVLSRYGFHLPINTFSVVTITLLGIPGLLCMGLLILII; encoded by the coding sequence ATGCGTTACATTATTATAGCTTTAGGCTGTTTGTTGCTCTTATTTTTATTTTTAGTGAGGAAGAACAAACGATTTGGTGCGCTATTTGAATACTTTGCAATGTTTTGGTTTAAGCTAGCGGTAGTAATTGTTCTTTTATTTGTAGGGAACATAGTATTAAGTCGATATGGCTTTCACCTACCAATCAATACCTTCTCAGTTGTCACGATTACACTTTTGGGCATCCCAGGGTTACTTTGTATGGGGTTATTAATATTAATCATATAA
- a CDS encoding aminotransferase class I/II-fold pyridoxal phosphate-dependent enzyme, translating into MKRERPIVEALQKFIKEKPLSLHVPGHKNGSHSNLPLEIKNALIYDVTELTGLDDFHNPEEAILEAEQLLAQTYGANKSFFLVNGSTVGNLAMIYATCQQGDTIIVQRNAHKSVFHALELVGVDPVYIAPRWHEQSQTAGSVQLEQLEQAINSYPEAKAVVLTYPTYYGITAKDIEKQISYCHEKGIPVLVDEAHGAHLTVSNQLPASALDLGADVVVQSAHKTLPAMTMASFLHIKSTRVDVQKINHYLRMLQSSSPSYLLLASLDDARQYVMSYSEKDFVYLMEKRNQLIESLRTLTGLEVVEVDDLLKLIVRAPGYTGFELKVALEKRKIFVELADANQILLILPLLKHGDAYLLADLRIQMKEALIHLKKSQGHAIQLNQSKFEMSAVTKPELSFVQIEHAEKEWVPYVKAMGRIAAATLIPYPPGIPLFIPGEKITAAKLNQLEELLAVGAAFQGEHRLHEKMIYVIK; encoded by the coding sequence ATGAAAAGAGAAAGGCCGATTGTGGAGGCTTTACAAAAATTTATAAAAGAAAAACCACTATCACTACATGTACCAGGACACAAGAATGGAAGCCACTCAAATTTACCGCTCGAAATAAAAAACGCACTAATATATGATGTCACAGAATTAACAGGTTTAGATGATTTTCATAACCCGGAAGAAGCTATACTAGAAGCAGAGCAATTATTAGCTCAAACTTATGGAGCAAATAAAAGTTTCTTTTTAGTAAATGGTTCAACAGTCGGCAATTTAGCGATGATTTATGCGACCTGTCAGCAAGGAGATACGATAATCGTTCAAAGAAATGCGCATAAATCGGTTTTCCACGCATTAGAGTTAGTAGGAGTCGATCCTGTCTATATTGCCCCGAGATGGCACGAACAAAGTCAAACTGCGGGCAGTGTTCAACTAGAACAATTAGAACAAGCAATTAATTCATATCCAGAAGCAAAAGCAGTAGTTTTAACTTATCCTACTTATTATGGTATTACAGCAAAAGATATAGAAAAACAAATTTCATATTGCCACGAAAAGGGAATCCCTGTACTTGTAGATGAGGCGCATGGTGCCCATCTGACTGTCAGTAATCAATTACCTGCTTCAGCATTAGATTTAGGGGCCGATGTAGTTGTACAATCTGCACATAAAACATTGCCAGCTATGACGATGGCTTCTTTTTTACATATTAAGTCGACAAGGGTGGACGTACAAAAAATAAATCATTATTTAAGAATGCTTCAATCAAGTAGTCCCTCTTATTTATTATTGGCGTCATTAGATGATGCGAGACAGTATGTGATGAGTTATTCAGAAAAAGACTTTGTTTACTTAATGGAGAAACGCAATCAATTAATTGAATCGTTACGAACTTTAACGGGGCTTGAAGTTGTTGAAGTAGATGATTTGTTAAAACTAATTGTACGAGCACCAGGATATACAGGTTTTGAATTGAAAGTGGCATTGGAGAAAAGGAAAATATTTGTCGAATTAGCAGATGCTAATCAAATTCTTTTAATTTTACCTTTATTAAAACATGGAGACGCATATCTACTGGCTGATTTGAGAATTCAAATGAAAGAAGCATTAATTCATTTGAAAAAGTCACAAGGCCATGCAATACAATTAAATCAATCAAAATTTGAAATGTCTGCGGTGACAAAACCTGAATTAAGTTTTGTCCAAATTGAACATGCTGAAAAAGAATGGGTACCTTATGTGAAAGCGATGGGGCGTATTGCTGCGGCAACGTTAATTCCATATCCACCAGGCATTCCATTATTTATTCCAGGTGAGAAAATTACTGCTGCGAAGTTGAATCAATTAGAGGAATTATTAGCAGTGGGTGCTGCCTTTCAAGGAGAGCATCGTTTACATGAAAAAATGATTTATGTCATAAAATGA
- the tmk gene encoding dTMP kinase — MQGNLFITFEGPDGAGKTSVLKSIGERLQKNRMNILLTREPGGIEIAEKIRSIILNPEHTMMNERTEALLYAAARAQHFYEKIVPALEQGQHVLCDRFIDSSLAYQGHARGIGVDEVLSINQFAIGQRLPDITIYFDIAPEKGLARIHANRTDEINRLDVEGLAFHQKVYEGYQEAMKRYPKRFRIINADQPLEDVIEEVWGILNPILG; from the coding sequence ATGCAAGGGAACTTATTTATAACATTTGAAGGTCCAGATGGTGCAGGGAAAACATCGGTATTGAAATCAATTGGAGAACGTTTACAGAAAAACCGAATGAACATCCTGCTAACACGTGAACCGGGTGGTATTGAAATTGCAGAGAAAATCCGCTCCATCATTTTAAATCCTGAACATACAATGATGAATGAGCGTACAGAGGCATTACTTTATGCAGCGGCAAGAGCGCAGCATTTTTATGAAAAGATTGTACCAGCACTCGAGCAAGGACAGCATGTATTATGTGATCGATTTATTGATTCTTCACTTGCTTACCAAGGTCACGCAAGAGGAATTGGTGTAGATGAAGTATTATCAATTAATCAATTTGCAATTGGTCAAAGGCTCCCAGACATCACAATTTATTTTGATATCGCGCCTGAAAAGGGGTTAGCACGCATTCATGCCAATCGTACGGATGAAATTAATCGCTTAGATGTTGAGGGGTTAGCGTTCCATCAAAAGGTATATGAAGGCTATCAAGAAGCAATGAAACGCTACCCAAAAAGGTTCCGTATCATTAATGCAGATCAGCCGCTGGAGGATGTTATTGAAGAGGTATGGGGGATTTTAAATCCAATATTAGGGTAA
- a CDS encoding cyclic-di-AMP receptor: MKLVVAVVQDQDSNRLSNALTKNNFRATKLASTGGFLRSGNTTFLIGTDDSLIPKLLDIIRENCRSREQMVAPVSPMGGNADSYIPYPVEVEVGGAIVFVLPIDQFHHF, translated from the coding sequence ATGAAGTTAGTAGTGGCAGTTGTGCAAGATCAAGATAGTAACCGATTATCAAATGCTTTGACGAAGAATAACTTTCGTGCGACGAAATTAGCAAGTACAGGTGGGTTTTTACGTTCGGGTAATACAACATTTTTAATTGGTACAGATGATTCGTTAATTCCAAAGTTATTGGATATTATTCGTGAAAACTGTAGATCACGCGAACAAATGGTAGCGCCAGTTTCTCCAATGGGTGGAAACGCAGACTCCTATATTCCGTACCCTGTGGAAGTTGAAGTTGGCGGAGCAATTGTCTTTGTCTTACCAATTGATCAATTCCACCATTTTTAA
- a CDS encoding YaaR family protein — protein MKINQDMRLGMNTNRNDLRPTNQGNNRFGDMVLKQGSKMQSEQLTRLLGDISAAGNRVARSRNLRELARFKMLVKRFLQEAVDYGLEMKQSHTWNRFGEGRRLKIVETVDERLVELAEDILNEEKESIELLAKIGEIKGLLINLYM, from the coding sequence ATGAAAATAAATCAAGATATGCGGCTTGGTATGAATACAAATCGCAATGATTTACGTCCAACAAACCAAGGCAATAATCGTTTTGGTGATATGGTTTTGAAACAAGGATCTAAAATGCAATCAGAACAACTAACAAGACTTCTAGGTGATATTTCAGCAGCAGGTAACCGTGTCGCACGTTCACGTAATTTAAGAGAACTCGCACGTTTTAAAATGCTAGTGAAGCGCTTTTTACAAGAAGCGGTTGATTATGGTTTAGAGATGAAACAATCTCATACATGGAATCGTTTTGGTGAGGGGAGACGTTTAAAGATTGTTGAAACAGTCGATGAACGACTTGTTGAGTTAGCTGAAGATATATTAAATGAAGAAAAAGAGTCTATTGAGTTATTAGCGAAAATTGGCGAAATCAAAGGTCTCTTAATTAATCTTTATATGTAA